In Penaeus chinensis breed Huanghai No. 1 chromosome 26, ASM1920278v2, whole genome shotgun sequence, a single genomic region encodes these proteins:
- the LOC125038836 gene encoding NADH dehydrogenase [ubiquinone] flavoprotein 1, mitochondrial-like, whose translation MSTLSRLSPVLRSAVSPGASASSLVIKRHSSEKAYGPLADADRIFTNLYGRHDWRLKGALARGDWYKTKEIVVKGHDWILNEIKASGLRGRGGAGFPSGMKWSFMNKPSDGRPKYLVVNADEGEPGTCKDREIMRHDPHKLVEGCLIAGRAMGARAAYIYIRGEFYNEASNMQVAINEAYKAGFIGKNACGSGFDFDVFMHRGAGAYICGEETALIESLEGKQGKPRLKPPFPADVGVFGCPTTVANVETVAVAPTICRRGGSWFAGLGRTRNSGTKLFNISGHVNHPCTVEEEMSINLRELIERHAGGVTGGWDNLLGIIPGGSSTPIIPQKVCEEAIMDFDGLVACQTSLGTAAIIVMNKQTDVIKAIARLIEFYKHESCGQCTPCREGVNWMHKIMGRFVKGDARPEEIDALWEVSKQIEGHTICALGDGAAWPVQGLIRHFRPVIEERMAQFEATKQAVSN comes from the exons CTCCTGGGGCCAGTGCCAGTTCGTTGGTGATCAAGAGACATAGTTCAGAGAag GCATATGGACCCTTGGCTGATGCTGACCGCATTTTTACCAACCTCTATGGGCGACATGATTGGAGGCTAAAGGGTGCTCTTGCCCGTGGGGATTGGTACAAGACCAAAGAGATCGTTGTGAAAGGACATGATTGGATTCTGAATGAGATCAAGGCCTCAGGTCTCAGAGGGCGTGGAGGTGCTGGTTTCCCTTCGGGCATGAAGTGGAGCTTCATGAATAAGCC ctCTGATGGCAGACCCAAGTACCTGGTGGTCAATGCTGATGAGGGAGAGCCTGGCACATGCAAGGACAGGGAGATCATGCGTCATGACCCTCACAAGCTCGTTGAGGGTTGCTTGATTGCAGGACGTGCAATGGGGGCTAGGGCTGCTTACATTTACATTCGTGGCGAGTTCTACAATGAAGCTTCCAACATGCAAGTTGCTATTAATGAG GCCTACAAAGCTGGCTTCATTGGCAAGAATGCTTGTGGTTCTGGCTTTGACTTTGATGTGTTCATGCACCGTGGTGCAGGAGCTTACATCTGTGGTGAGGAGACTGCCCTCATTGAGTCCTTGGAGGGCAAGCAGGGAAAGCCTCGTCTTAAGCCCCCTTTCCCTGCtgatgtgggtgtgtttggttgCCCCACAACTGTTGCTAATGTGGAGACTGTTGCTGTTGCTCCC ACTATCTGTCGCCGTGGTGGAAGTTGGTTCGCTGGGCTGGGACGCACTCGTAACAGTGGAACCAAGCTCTTCAACATCTCCGGCCACGTCAACCATCCTTGCACCGTTGAAGAAGAAATGTCAATTAATCTGAGGGAACTGATTGAGCGCCATGCTGGTGGTGTAACTGGAGGCTGGGATAACTTGCTTGGCATCATCCCAGGTGGTTCCTCAACACCCATCATTCCACAGAA GGTTTGTGAAGAAGCAATTATGGACTTTGATGGCCTGGTGGCTTGCCAAACCTCTCTTGGAACAGCAGCCATCATTGTGATGAACAAGCAGACAGACGTTATCAAGGCTATTGCTCGCTTAATTGAATTCTACAAGCACGAATCCTGTGGCCAGTGCACCCCTTGCCGTGAGGGAGTCAATTGGATGCACAAGATTATGGGCAGATTTG TAAAGGGAGATGCACGTCCAGAAGAGATTGATGCCCTGTGGGAGGTGTCCAAGCAGATTGAAGGGCATACAATTTGCGCTTTGGGTGATGGAGCAGCGTGGCCAGTGCAGGGCCTGATTCGCCACTTCAGACCAGTGATTGAGGAGCGCATGGCCCAATTTGAAGCCACCAAGCAGGCTGTATCAAATtaa
- the LOC125038837 gene encoding uncharacterized protein LOC125038837, whose amino-acid sequence MSKVCLGCECNYFEFIQKFYRDNEASIAYLRDHGVLPLEVNCPRCKKPCHYRAERHTWYCGAYTKIPKTKRRKQCCYSASDFNGSFLSGARIEPYKVMCFVNHFLSRHWDYQTVSQCLGISTGTRSTWQKYCSEVTEHWLDNQEPIGGPDIVVDIDETLFGKMKYEKGKSLSQIWVFGGIERDSKNYFIVPLEEPLSQNLMSLIQKYIRPGSVIVSNRWNAYSSINDYDYVHQVINHSGDSTDEENAEAHTQSIELLWHDIKEFTLAPGNRPQFYKQYLARLLFVQQHTFSNVNHYFFREVARMYPPDFETDETEETPSNSCSDVMKEPDDHENKESEVSD is encoded by the coding sequence ATGTCCAAGGTGTGTCTTGGGTGCGAGTGCAACTATTTCGAGTTCATTCAGAAATTCTACAGAGACAATGAAGCCAGTATAGCGTACTTACGAGATCACGGAGTGCTGCCCTTGGAGGTCAACTGTCCCCGCTGCAAAAAACCATGCCATTACCGAGCGGAGAGACACACTTGGTACTGCGGTGCCTACACGAAGATCCCCAAGACCAAGAGGAGGAAGCAGTGTTGCTACAGCGCCAGTGATTTTAATGGTTCCTTCCTCTCCGGGGCCAGGATAGAGCCCTACAAGGTCATGTGTTTCGTCAACCACTTCCTGAGCAGGCATTGGGATTATCAGACCGTGAGCCAGTGCCTGGGCATTTCGACGGGCACGCGGTCAACATGGCAGAAATATTGCTCAGAGGTGACCGAGCACTGGCTGGATAATCAGGAGCCTATTGGTGGACCAGACATTGTCGTTGACATAGACGAGACACTGTTTGGGAAGATGAAGTACGAGAAGGGCAAGTCGCTCAGCCAGATTTGGGTGTTCGGTGGCATTGAGCGCGACAGCAAGAACTACTTTATTGTTCCACTCGAAGAACCTTTAAGTCAAAATCTGATGTCATTGATCCAGAAATATATTCGTCCAGGAAGTGTCATTGTGAGTAATAGGTGGAATGCTTACAGCTCCATTAACGACTACGATTACGTTCATCAAGTGATAAACCACTCTGGGGACTCCACAGATGAGGAGAATGCCGAAGCCCACACGCAGAGCATTGAACTGTTGTGGCATGATATCAAGGAGTTCACCCTAGCACCTGGTAATCGGCCTCAGTTTTATAAACAGTATTTGGCTCGGCTCCTGTTTGTGCAGCAGCACACCTTTAGCAACGTCAACCACTACTTCTTCCGTGAGGTTGCGAGAATGTACCCCCCAGACTTTGAAACGGATGAAACGGAAGAGACGCCTTCTAATTCGTGCAGTGACGTCATGAAGGAACCTGATGATCATGAGAACAAGGAATCTGAAGTGTCAGATTAA
- the LOC125038833 gene encoding SCY1-like protein 2 isoform X3: MDRKVMESMLNKLRSTVSSAANSAVSNAVQIASQVSNYLPGNPVTREFEATQHIASAGPGLVWKIYKGYKKSTKQDAAIFLFEKRQLDKWDKQEREAMLDKLRKGVSQLTRLRHPQVLTVQHPLEESRETLAFATEPVFASLANVLGQTENMPVPTPPVFKDYKLYDVEIKYGLMQVSEGLAFLHNSVKTVHRNICPENIVLNHQGAWKLFGFDFCVANQATADQPPFWPFEEYDSRRHPNCQPHLDYLAPEYALTHTLDTAADLFPLGVLTYALFNEGRPIFHNNQDFSTFKRNCCEYKNPNSLKLQSVPDGIRDQVRLLLHATPQLRPDALQLSKVPYFDDVGVKTLSYLDQMFQWDNMQKSQFYKSLPQIIHQLPHRVCVLRIVPSLVKECINSTMVPFVLPVILLVAERATKEEFVEHILPHLKPIMKLTEPVQVMLQLMQKMELLLGKTPAEDVRSDALPLLYRALECDTQQIQELCLSVIPTCAHLVENHAMKNALLPRIKKLCLGTGYLSVRVNCLVCVGKILEHLDRWLVMDDIFPFLEQIPSREAPVVMAIVGIFKVALNHKKLGISKEILATKVLPFLFPLSIENSLTPTQHSAIMVLIKDMTERVESEHRTKLEQLNSIKDEQK, encoded by the exons ATGGACCGGAAAGT GATGGAGTCCATGCTGAACAAGCTCCGCTCTACAGTCAGCAGTGCGGCCAACAGTGCAGTTTCAAATGCTGTACAGATTGCTTCACAGGTGTCCAATTACCTGCCTGGAAACCCTGTGACGAGAGAATTTGAAGCCACTCAGCACATTGCCTCTGCTGGACctg GCTTGGTTTGGAAGATATACAAGGGTTACAAGAAGTCCACAAAGCAAGATGCTGCCATATTTCTGTTTGAGAAGCGTCAGTTGGACAAGTGGGATAAGCAGGAGAGGGAGGCCATGCTGGATAAGCTGAGAAAAGGCGTCTCTCAGTTAACGAGGCTGAGACATCCCCAG GTCTTGACAGTCCAGCATCCTCTTGAAGAATCAAGAGAAACCTTAGCTTTTGCCACAGAGCCTGTGTTTGCATCGCTGGCCAATGTCCTTGGTCAGACTGAGAATATGCCTGTTCCCACACCACCTGTATTCAAGGATTACAAGCTGTATGATGTTGAAATTAAATATGGTCTTATGCAG GTCAGTGAAGGTCTGGCATTTCTTCACAATTCAGTCAAAACTGTCCATCGTAACATCTGCCCTGAAAACATTGTGTTGAACCATCAAGGTGCTTGGAAGCTCTTCGGATTTGACTTCTGTGTGGCTAATCAGGCTACTGCAGACcagcct cCCTTCTGGCCCTTCGAGGAGTACGACTCGCGGCGGCACCCCAACTGCCAACCCCACCTGGACTATCTGGCCCCTGAGTATGCCCTCACACACACCCTAGACACGGCTGCTGACCTCTTTCCCCTTGGTGTCTTAACCTATGCTCTGTTCAATGAAGGTCGTCCAATTTTCCACAACAACCAGGACTTCAGCACCTTCAAGAGGAACTGTTGTGAA TATAAAAATCCAAACAGCCTAAAGCTACAGTCAGTACCAGATGGCATAAGAGACCAAGTGCGCCTCTTACTCCATGCTACCCCACAGCTTCGACCAGATGCATTGCAATTATCAAAG GTGCCATACTTTGATGATGTTGGTGTGAAGACGCTGAGTTACCTGGATCAGATGTTTCAGTGGGATAACATGCAGAAGTCACAATTTTACAAGAGTTTACCACAAATCATACACCAGCTGCCCCACAGAGTGTGTGTGCTAAG aaTTGTACCAAGTTTGGTGAAGGAATGTATCAATTCAACCATGGTACCATTTGTACTTCCTGTTATCCTGTTGGTTGCTGAACGAGCCACAAAAGAGGAGTTTGTGGAACACATTTTGCCACATTTAAAGCCCATAATGAAGCTCACAGAGCCTGTCCAG GTCATGTTACAACTAATGCAAAAGATGGAACTGCTTCTGGGAAAAACTCCTGCAGAGGATGTTAGGAGTGACGCCCTGCCGCTCCTGTACCGTGCTCTGGAGTGTGATACTCAACAGATTCAGGAACTGTGCTTGAGTGTTATTCCTACTTGTGCCCATCTGGTGGAAAACCATGCCATGAAGAATGCTCTCCTGCCCAGAATTAAGAAGCTTTGTCTCGGAACAGGCTATCTGTCG GTTCGTGTAAACTGCCTTGTATGTGTGGGCAAGATCCTGGAGCACCTCGACAGATGGTTGGTCATGGATGATATCTTCCCATTCTTGGAGCAAATACCATCAAGAGAAGCACCAGTGGTTATGGCCATTGTGG GAATTTTCAAAGTAGCCCTAAACCACAAGAAGCTCGGCATATCCAAGGAAATCCTTGCAACCAAAGTcctgcctttccttttccccttaagCATTGAGAACTCGCTCACTCCAACCCAACATTCTGCGATCATGGTCCTCATTAAG gacaTGACGGAAAGAGTGGAGTCTGAACACAGAACTAAATTAGAGCAGCTAAACTCCATAAAGGATGAGCAAAAGTAA
- the LOC125038833 gene encoding SCY1-like protein 2 isoform X1 yields MDRKVMESMLNKLRSTVSSAANSAVSNAVQIASQVSNYLPGNPVTREFEATQHIASAGPGLVWKIYKGYKKSTKQDAAIFLFEKRQLDKWDKQEREAMLDKLRKGVSQLTRLRHPQVLTVQHPLEESRETLAFATEPVFASLANVLGQTENMPVPTPPVFKDYKLYDVEIKYGLMQVSEGLAFLHNSVKTVHRNICPENIVLNHQGAWKLFGFDFCVANQATADQPPFWPFEEYDSRRHPNCQPHLDYLAPEYALTHTLDTAADLFPLGVLTYALFNEGRPIFHNNQDFSTFKRNCCEYKNPNSLKLQSVPDGIRDQVRLLLHATPQLRPDALQLSKVPYFDDVGVKTLSYLDQMFQWDNMQKSQFYKSLPQIIHQLPHRVCVLRIVPSLVKECINSTMVPFVLPVILLVAERATKEEFVEHILPHLKPIMKLTEPVQVMLQLMQKMELLLGKTPAEDVRSDALPLLYRALECDTQQIQELCLSVIPTCAHLVENHAMKNALLPRIKKLCLGTGYLSVRVNCLVCVGKILEHLDRWLVMDDIFPFLEQIPSREAPVVMAIVGIFKVALNHKKLGISKEILATKVLPFLFPLSIENSLTPTQHSAIMVLIKDMTERVESEHRTKLEQLNSIKDEQKALQMAMPTKINGNDNAPVSAVDASCDMFAGLGLNQFTGGGTANHKPQTPTPVPNPVPNPVPNPVSASTSKPSNLSLSLEEKQKMVKEQGLQNTLSKQPPLLPSPPPPATAVNKPITSPQSQNPPSSLTKPVQHNHDLTSSLLNSNLNMMSNQPAVPASVNGHQGMMGTTAPMGMMNNMNNTSSAFSGMTGNGTLMNSVGSNMTSSMTSMGTTR; encoded by the exons ATGGACCGGAAAGT GATGGAGTCCATGCTGAACAAGCTCCGCTCTACAGTCAGCAGTGCGGCCAACAGTGCAGTTTCAAATGCTGTACAGATTGCTTCACAGGTGTCCAATTACCTGCCTGGAAACCCTGTGACGAGAGAATTTGAAGCCACTCAGCACATTGCCTCTGCTGGACctg GCTTGGTTTGGAAGATATACAAGGGTTACAAGAAGTCCACAAAGCAAGATGCTGCCATATTTCTGTTTGAGAAGCGTCAGTTGGACAAGTGGGATAAGCAGGAGAGGGAGGCCATGCTGGATAAGCTGAGAAAAGGCGTCTCTCAGTTAACGAGGCTGAGACATCCCCAG GTCTTGACAGTCCAGCATCCTCTTGAAGAATCAAGAGAAACCTTAGCTTTTGCCACAGAGCCTGTGTTTGCATCGCTGGCCAATGTCCTTGGTCAGACTGAGAATATGCCTGTTCCCACACCACCTGTATTCAAGGATTACAAGCTGTATGATGTTGAAATTAAATATGGTCTTATGCAG GTCAGTGAAGGTCTGGCATTTCTTCACAATTCAGTCAAAACTGTCCATCGTAACATCTGCCCTGAAAACATTGTGTTGAACCATCAAGGTGCTTGGAAGCTCTTCGGATTTGACTTCTGTGTGGCTAATCAGGCTACTGCAGACcagcct cCCTTCTGGCCCTTCGAGGAGTACGACTCGCGGCGGCACCCCAACTGCCAACCCCACCTGGACTATCTGGCCCCTGAGTATGCCCTCACACACACCCTAGACACGGCTGCTGACCTCTTTCCCCTTGGTGTCTTAACCTATGCTCTGTTCAATGAAGGTCGTCCAATTTTCCACAACAACCAGGACTTCAGCACCTTCAAGAGGAACTGTTGTGAA TATAAAAATCCAAACAGCCTAAAGCTACAGTCAGTACCAGATGGCATAAGAGACCAAGTGCGCCTCTTACTCCATGCTACCCCACAGCTTCGACCAGATGCATTGCAATTATCAAAG GTGCCATACTTTGATGATGTTGGTGTGAAGACGCTGAGTTACCTGGATCAGATGTTTCAGTGGGATAACATGCAGAAGTCACAATTTTACAAGAGTTTACCACAAATCATACACCAGCTGCCCCACAGAGTGTGTGTGCTAAG aaTTGTACCAAGTTTGGTGAAGGAATGTATCAATTCAACCATGGTACCATTTGTACTTCCTGTTATCCTGTTGGTTGCTGAACGAGCCACAAAAGAGGAGTTTGTGGAACACATTTTGCCACATTTAAAGCCCATAATGAAGCTCACAGAGCCTGTCCAG GTCATGTTACAACTAATGCAAAAGATGGAACTGCTTCTGGGAAAAACTCCTGCAGAGGATGTTAGGAGTGACGCCCTGCCGCTCCTGTACCGTGCTCTGGAGTGTGATACTCAACAGATTCAGGAACTGTGCTTGAGTGTTATTCCTACTTGTGCCCATCTGGTGGAAAACCATGCCATGAAGAATGCTCTCCTGCCCAGAATTAAGAAGCTTTGTCTCGGAACAGGCTATCTGTCG GTTCGTGTAAACTGCCTTGTATGTGTGGGCAAGATCCTGGAGCACCTCGACAGATGGTTGGTCATGGATGATATCTTCCCATTCTTGGAGCAAATACCATCAAGAGAAGCACCAGTGGTTATGGCCATTGTGG GAATTTTCAAAGTAGCCCTAAACCACAAGAAGCTCGGCATATCCAAGGAAATCCTTGCAACCAAAGTcctgcctttccttttccccttaagCATTGAGAACTCGCTCACTCCAACCCAACATTCTGCGATCATGGTCCTCATTAAG gacaTGACGGAAAGAGTGGAGTCTGAACACAGAACTAAATTAGAGCAGCTAAACTCCATAAAGGATGAGCAAAA AGCACTGCAGATGGCAATGCcaacaaaaataaatggaaacGATAATGCACCGGTATCCGCTGTTGATGCAAGTTGCGACATGTTTGCTGGCCTTGGGCTGAACCAGTTCACAGGTGGAGGAACAGCCAATCATAAACCCCAGACGCCTACCCCAGTGCCCAACCCAGTGCCCAACCCAGTGCCCAACCCAGTGTCAGCATCGACTTCCAAGCCctcaaatctttctctttctctggaggaaaagcagaa GATGGTTAAAGAACAGGGGTTACAGAACACCTTGAGCAAGCAGCCCCCCTTAttaccttcccctccaccccctgctACTGCTGTCAACAAACCCATCACTAGTCCACAGTCACAGAATCCGCCCTCTTCCCTGACAAAGCCAGTACAACATAACCACGACCTCACTTCATCCCTGTTGAATTCCAATTTGAACATGATGAGCAACCAACCTGCAGTCCCGGCATCAGTAAATGGACACCAAGGGATGATGGGAACGACTGCACCCATGGGAATGATGAATAACATGAACAACACTTCATCAGCATTCAGCGGCATGACAGGCAATGGTACCCTCATGAACTCAGTTGGTTCAAACATGACTTCAAGCATGACTTCTATGGGGACAACTAGGTAA
- the LOC125038833 gene encoding SCY1-like protein 2 isoform X2, with amino-acid sequence MESMLNKLRSTVSSAANSAVSNAVQIASQVSNYLPGNPVTREFEATQHIASAGPGLVWKIYKGYKKSTKQDAAIFLFEKRQLDKWDKQEREAMLDKLRKGVSQLTRLRHPQVLTVQHPLEESRETLAFATEPVFASLANVLGQTENMPVPTPPVFKDYKLYDVEIKYGLMQVSEGLAFLHNSVKTVHRNICPENIVLNHQGAWKLFGFDFCVANQATADQPPFWPFEEYDSRRHPNCQPHLDYLAPEYALTHTLDTAADLFPLGVLTYALFNEGRPIFHNNQDFSTFKRNCCEYKNPNSLKLQSVPDGIRDQVRLLLHATPQLRPDALQLSKVPYFDDVGVKTLSYLDQMFQWDNMQKSQFYKSLPQIIHQLPHRVCVLRIVPSLVKECINSTMVPFVLPVILLVAERATKEEFVEHILPHLKPIMKLTEPVQVMLQLMQKMELLLGKTPAEDVRSDALPLLYRALECDTQQIQELCLSVIPTCAHLVENHAMKNALLPRIKKLCLGTGYLSVRVNCLVCVGKILEHLDRWLVMDDIFPFLEQIPSREAPVVMAIVGIFKVALNHKKLGISKEILATKVLPFLFPLSIENSLTPTQHSAIMVLIKDMTERVESEHRTKLEQLNSIKDEQKALQMAMPTKINGNDNAPVSAVDASCDMFAGLGLNQFTGGGTANHKPQTPTPVPNPVPNPVPNPVSASTSKPSNLSLSLEEKQKMVKEQGLQNTLSKQPPLLPSPPPPATAVNKPITSPQSQNPPSSLTKPVQHNHDLTSSLLNSNLNMMSNQPAVPASVNGHQGMMGTTAPMGMMNNMNNTSSAFSGMTGNGTLMNSVGSNMTSSMTSMGTTR; translated from the exons ATGGAGTCCATGCTGAACAAGCTCCGCTCTACAGTCAGCAGTGCGGCCAACAGTGCAGTTTCAAATGCTGTACAGATTGCTTCACAGGTGTCCAATTACCTGCCTGGAAACCCTGTGACGAGAGAATTTGAAGCCACTCAGCACATTGCCTCTGCTGGACctg GCTTGGTTTGGAAGATATACAAGGGTTACAAGAAGTCCACAAAGCAAGATGCTGCCATATTTCTGTTTGAGAAGCGTCAGTTGGACAAGTGGGATAAGCAGGAGAGGGAGGCCATGCTGGATAAGCTGAGAAAAGGCGTCTCTCAGTTAACGAGGCTGAGACATCCCCAG GTCTTGACAGTCCAGCATCCTCTTGAAGAATCAAGAGAAACCTTAGCTTTTGCCACAGAGCCTGTGTTTGCATCGCTGGCCAATGTCCTTGGTCAGACTGAGAATATGCCTGTTCCCACACCACCTGTATTCAAGGATTACAAGCTGTATGATGTTGAAATTAAATATGGTCTTATGCAG GTCAGTGAAGGTCTGGCATTTCTTCACAATTCAGTCAAAACTGTCCATCGTAACATCTGCCCTGAAAACATTGTGTTGAACCATCAAGGTGCTTGGAAGCTCTTCGGATTTGACTTCTGTGTGGCTAATCAGGCTACTGCAGACcagcct cCCTTCTGGCCCTTCGAGGAGTACGACTCGCGGCGGCACCCCAACTGCCAACCCCACCTGGACTATCTGGCCCCTGAGTATGCCCTCACACACACCCTAGACACGGCTGCTGACCTCTTTCCCCTTGGTGTCTTAACCTATGCTCTGTTCAATGAAGGTCGTCCAATTTTCCACAACAACCAGGACTTCAGCACCTTCAAGAGGAACTGTTGTGAA TATAAAAATCCAAACAGCCTAAAGCTACAGTCAGTACCAGATGGCATAAGAGACCAAGTGCGCCTCTTACTCCATGCTACCCCACAGCTTCGACCAGATGCATTGCAATTATCAAAG GTGCCATACTTTGATGATGTTGGTGTGAAGACGCTGAGTTACCTGGATCAGATGTTTCAGTGGGATAACATGCAGAAGTCACAATTTTACAAGAGTTTACCACAAATCATACACCAGCTGCCCCACAGAGTGTGTGTGCTAAG aaTTGTACCAAGTTTGGTGAAGGAATGTATCAATTCAACCATGGTACCATTTGTACTTCCTGTTATCCTGTTGGTTGCTGAACGAGCCACAAAAGAGGAGTTTGTGGAACACATTTTGCCACATTTAAAGCCCATAATGAAGCTCACAGAGCCTGTCCAG GTCATGTTACAACTAATGCAAAAGATGGAACTGCTTCTGGGAAAAACTCCTGCAGAGGATGTTAGGAGTGACGCCCTGCCGCTCCTGTACCGTGCTCTGGAGTGTGATACTCAACAGATTCAGGAACTGTGCTTGAGTGTTATTCCTACTTGTGCCCATCTGGTGGAAAACCATGCCATGAAGAATGCTCTCCTGCCCAGAATTAAGAAGCTTTGTCTCGGAACAGGCTATCTGTCG GTTCGTGTAAACTGCCTTGTATGTGTGGGCAAGATCCTGGAGCACCTCGACAGATGGTTGGTCATGGATGATATCTTCCCATTCTTGGAGCAAATACCATCAAGAGAAGCACCAGTGGTTATGGCCATTGTGG GAATTTTCAAAGTAGCCCTAAACCACAAGAAGCTCGGCATATCCAAGGAAATCCTTGCAACCAAAGTcctgcctttccttttccccttaagCATTGAGAACTCGCTCACTCCAACCCAACATTCTGCGATCATGGTCCTCATTAAG gacaTGACGGAAAGAGTGGAGTCTGAACACAGAACTAAATTAGAGCAGCTAAACTCCATAAAGGATGAGCAAAA AGCACTGCAGATGGCAATGCcaacaaaaataaatggaaacGATAATGCACCGGTATCCGCTGTTGATGCAAGTTGCGACATGTTTGCTGGCCTTGGGCTGAACCAGTTCACAGGTGGAGGAACAGCCAATCATAAACCCCAGACGCCTACCCCAGTGCCCAACCCAGTGCCCAACCCAGTGCCCAACCCAGTGTCAGCATCGACTTCCAAGCCctcaaatctttctctttctctggaggaaaagcagaa GATGGTTAAAGAACAGGGGTTACAGAACACCTTGAGCAAGCAGCCCCCCTTAttaccttcccctccaccccctgctACTGCTGTCAACAAACCCATCACTAGTCCACAGTCACAGAATCCGCCCTCTTCCCTGACAAAGCCAGTACAACATAACCACGACCTCACTTCATCCCTGTTGAATTCCAATTTGAACATGATGAGCAACCAACCTGCAGTCCCGGCATCAGTAAATGGACACCAAGGGATGATGGGAACGACTGCACCCATGGGAATGATGAATAACATGAACAACACTTCATCAGCATTCAGCGGCATGACAGGCAATGGTACCCTCATGAACTCAGTTGGTTCAAACATGACTTCAAGCATGACTTCTATGGGGACAACTAGGTAA